The following proteins are co-located in the Halorubrum aethiopicum genome:
- a CDS encoding DUF5658 family protein: MSSSHSRGSDGRIGGAVGDIDAEQRDAMLAAAAWTVLVIASILDFVTTQYGLTAGFSEDNPVIKAVIHAYGFAGFAAFKLGALALVATAVLIVREWSRTAAAGVVAFGALLTSLAAFTNALALHGVLG; encoded by the coding sequence ATGTCGAGTAGTCACTCCCGAGGTTCGGACGGTCGGATCGGTGGTGCGGTCGGCGATATCGACGCCGAGCAGCGGGACGCCATGCTCGCGGCGGCCGCGTGGACGGTCCTGGTGATCGCATCGATCCTCGATTTCGTCACGACGCAGTACGGACTCACCGCCGGCTTCTCCGAGGACAACCCCGTCATCAAGGCGGTCATCCACGCCTACGGCTTCGCGGGCTTCGCCGCGTTCAAGCTCGGCGCGCTCGCGCTGGTCGCGACGGCCGTCCTGATCGTCCGTGAGTGGTCGCGGACGGCCGCCGCCGGCGTCGTGGCCTTCGGCGCGCTCCTTACGTCGCTGGCGGCGTTCACGAACGCCCTCGCGCTTCACGGGGTGCTCGGTTGA
- a CDS encoding DUF5131 family protein, whose amino-acid sequence MQDSAIAWTDRTWNPTHGCSKVSAGCENCYAETISRMHGHTDEPWTAEHAEENVTLQRHKLEEPYEIDEPARVFVNSMSDLFHAEVPDAYIEDVFAVMRNCPHVIFQILTKRPGRAAHMTLEWPPNVWMGTSVEDDRVTERLDLLRGCDADVLFVSFEPLIGPVGDVDLSGYEWAIVGGESGDGYRDMEHAWARSIRDQCRRDSVQFFFKQSAARHPETGTDLTVEHETHGVYVQKTIRELPDPHPAVRDARNHLEAEP is encoded by the coding sequence ATGCAAGATAGCGCGATCGCGTGGACTGACCGCACTTGGAATCCCACACACGGCTGTAGCAAGGTCTCCGCGGGCTGTGAGAACTGCTACGCCGAGACTATCTCTCGGATGCACGGCCACACGGACGAGCCGTGGACGGCCGAGCACGCCGAGGAGAACGTCACCCTCCAGCGGCACAAGCTCGAAGAGCCGTACGAAATAGACGAGCCGGCGCGGGTGTTCGTCAACTCGATGAGCGACCTCTTCCACGCCGAGGTGCCCGACGCGTACATCGAGGACGTGTTCGCGGTGATGCGGAACTGCCCGCACGTCATCTTCCAGATCCTCACGAAGCGGCCGGGACGAGCCGCCCACATGACGCTGGAGTGGCCGCCGAACGTGTGGATGGGGACGAGTGTCGAGGACGATCGGGTGACCGAACGTCTCGACCTCCTCCGTGGGTGTGACGCTGACGTGCTGTTCGTCTCGTTCGAGCCGCTGATCGGTCCGGTCGGCGACGTGGATCTCTCCGGGTACGAGTGGGCGATCGTCGGCGGCGAGAGCGGCGACGGCTACCGGGACATGGAACACGCGTGGGCGCGTTCGATCCGCGATCAGTGCCGCCGTGACAGCGTCCAGTTCTTCTTCAAGCAGAGCGCCGCTCGGCATCCCGAGACGGGGACTGACCTCACCGTTGAACACGAGACGCACGGCGTCTACGTCCAGAAAACGATCCGTGAACTACCCGACCCGCACCCGGCGGTTCGAGACGCGCGCAACCACCTGGAGGCCGAACCATGA
- a CDS encoding ribbon-helix-helix domain-containing protein, whose translation MATGERKPVFPDDVDALRHRITARVSRDHLNELDERVEAGEFRNRSHAIRLAIADLLDEMEDETEHSATDHTDDADDTGTTPDDD comes from the coding sequence ATGGCGACCGGTGAGCGCAAACCCGTGTTCCCCGACGATGTGGACGCGCTCCGCCACCGGATCACGGCCCGCGTCTCGCGTGACCACCTGAACGAACTCGACGAGCGCGTCGAGGCCGGCGAGTTCCGGAATCGCTCGCATGCGATCCGGCTCGCGATCGCCGACCTCCTCGACGAGATGGAGGACGAGACGGAGCACAGCGCGACTGACCATACCGACGACGCCGACGACACCGGCACAACCCCCGATGACGACTGA
- a CDS encoding sugar phosphate isomerase/epimerase family protein, with amino-acid sequence MQVDVGVASYPDLSLSELFQQSKNLNVDFIEIVMEGEYHRAKLANRVSECDRLMGDEISLIVHLPFGGLDVGSPFHHVRSGAVQELKKNIELASDLGAEKAVFHADTFVHPEIWDKETILDSLCESVQELDSFARRHDVELGIENVPSPFITVGDFPLLFDETTINATLDTGHSRVNQISHETVSRLLETHGDRFTHFHLNDTRGASDDHLPVGMGTTDFASLFRSLPNEWNGSMTVEAITTDFEYMAAGVERLREILQAI; translated from the coding sequence ATGCAAGTCGATGTTGGAGTTGCATCATATCCAGATCTATCATTGAGCGAGCTGTTCCAACAAAGCAAGAACCTCAATGTGGACTTCATCGAGATCGTTATGGAGGGGGAGTATCATCGAGCGAAGCTCGCGAACAGAGTTTCGGAGTGTGACCGACTCATGGGTGATGAAATCTCGCTTATCGTCCATCTTCCGTTCGGTGGTCTCGATGTCGGCTCTCCATTCCACCACGTTCGGAGCGGGGCCGTCCAAGAACTCAAGAAGAACATCGAACTCGCGAGTGATCTCGGTGCGGAGAAAGCCGTCTTTCATGCCGACACGTTCGTTCACCCGGAGATCTGGGACAAAGAGACGATTCTGGACAGTCTTTGTGAATCCGTACAAGAGCTAGACTCCTTTGCGAGACGACATGATGTTGAACTCGGGATAGAAAACGTCCCTAGTCCCTTCATTACAGTGGGCGATTTCCCGCTGCTCTTCGACGAAACCACGATTAATGCGACTCTCGATACCGGTCACTCACGAGTAAACCAGATCAGTCACGAGACGGTTTCGCGATTGCTTGAGACACACGGTGATCGCTTCACTCACTTCCATCTGAACGACACGCGTGGCGCAAGCGACGACCACCTTCCAGTAGGAATGGGAACAACGGATTTTGCCTCGCTATTTCGATCGCTCCCGAACGAGTGGAACGGATCGATGACGGTCGAGGCCATCACGACCGATTTCGAGTACATGGCTGCCGGAGTTGAACGCCTTAGAGAAATTCTACAGGCGATTTGA
- a CDS encoding PhnD/SsuA/transferrin family substrate-binding protein encodes MRRRKYLRGVTGVGTVGLGGVAGCLGNSGSGNEDVVRFGLTPVEGDVDTREQWRPLFEYVEEEAGVTVEVNEASNYAAILQAFRNDQIDISGTPHTVAIMGNRMEVTDVVGLRRAFGTDREFAFITTFPDDDISDISELAGTEITFADPLSTPGALFPLSMLSEGGLDIGEAPTGDANDFEATYSDHAVAREQLINRESVKAAGTGSFSVVEHVPPEQLPERFVENDPAAESAGSAEPALDLLAVSEPIPRPPILSRREWESENRDPVEQALLDAPSEAFISEDAEFPLWFDGVVTGGIEEYDPVAEVMMELGIDLETYEEMS; translated from the coding sequence ATGAGGCGACGCAAGTACCTCAGGGGGGTTACCGGAGTAGGGACAGTCGGTCTTGGTGGAGTAGCAGGCTGTCTCGGAAACAGTGGATCAGGGAACGAAGATGTGGTGCGGTTTGGACTGACGCCTGTTGAGGGTGACGTGGATACACGCGAACAGTGGCGACCACTATTCGAGTATGTCGAAGAAGAAGCCGGTGTCACGGTTGAAGTCAATGAAGCCTCAAATTACGCCGCCATCTTACAGGCTTTTCGCAACGATCAGATCGACATTTCTGGGACACCCCATACGGTCGCGATCATGGGAAATCGGATGGAAGTCACAGACGTTGTCGGGCTCCGACGCGCGTTCGGTACGGATCGTGAATTCGCGTTTATCACCACGTTCCCTGATGATGACATCAGTGACATCAGCGAGCTAGCCGGGACTGAGATCACGTTTGCGGACCCACTCTCGACACCAGGCGCACTATTCCCTCTCTCTATGCTTTCAGAAGGCGGGTTGGATATCGGCGAAGCCCCTACTGGGGATGCGAATGACTTTGAAGCGACCTACAGTGATCACGCTGTTGCTCGCGAACAGCTCATCAATCGTGAGTCAGTGAAGGCAGCGGGGACGGGATCATTTTCGGTTGTCGAGCATGTTCCACCGGAGCAACTCCCCGAACGGTTCGTCGAGAACGATCCTGCTGCGGAATCAGCAGGGAGTGCTGAACCGGCTCTGGACCTGCTCGCGGTTTCAGAGCCGATACCACGCCCACCGATCCTTTCCCGTCGTGAGTGGGAGTCCGAGAATCGCGATCCCGTTGAACAGGCCCTCCTTGATGCGCCCTCGGAGGCGTTTATTTCAGAGGACGCCGAGTTCCCACTCTGGTTTGACGGGGTCGTGACGGGCGGTATCGAGGAGTATGATCCCGTAGCCGAAGTGATGATGGAACTTGGAATTGACCTCGAAACGTACGAGGAGATGAGTTAG
- a CDS encoding tyrosine-type recombinase/integrase, whose amino-acid sequence MANPQTDPSTPGENGGTPLREPLSDFLDSRAKTIDEVEAADGTETRRSGNYVSALERVVPDWIEWADRRGISTLEELDSRHLARYAEHLNRRVNAHRADDNEGITAATAWNYYSLVSAYLYYCQQWEYLSENPADTERAKAEMPDRPKTDSGRQQFWSTEQRETLIRHIEDRAYAAVDTDPGSREALTAARDRALVYVIGFSGVRGAEVLASSRDDRRTGLTWDGVDTEQEVLTVLGKSQQVEKAPLTDRPVTALDRWRSLLDPPSEEWPVFPSFHLASLRSAAADQLRDRDVDDETIETVTGYKTAGLIDAYRDRDLTPPALTTEGGRYALKKLSEVAGVDCSDDPKDYLTLHGARRGAGEAYYDAAGAEAAQRALRHADPETTSKMYAHKEASDLSDVGSEVFDTDIDTDENDS is encoded by the coding sequence ATGGCCAACCCGCAAACAGACCCTTCAACCCCCGGAGAAAACGGCGGAACACCGCTTCGCGAGCCGCTGAGTGATTTCCTCGACTCGCGAGCGAAGACGATCGACGAGGTGGAGGCCGCCGATGGCACCGAGACGCGTCGCTCGGGCAACTACGTGAGCGCGCTCGAACGCGTCGTCCCTGACTGGATCGAGTGGGCGGACCGCCGGGGTATCTCGACGCTGGAGGAACTCGACAGCCGACACCTGGCACGCTACGCCGAGCACCTGAATCGACGCGTGAACGCTCACCGCGCCGACGACAACGAAGGGATCACTGCGGCGACCGCGTGGAACTACTACTCGCTCGTCTCTGCGTACCTCTACTACTGCCAACAATGGGAGTACCTCTCCGAGAATCCGGCGGACACTGAGCGGGCGAAAGCCGAGATGCCCGACCGGCCGAAAACCGACTCCGGACGACAACAGTTCTGGTCGACCGAGCAACGCGAGACGCTAATCCGACACATCGAGGATCGGGCGTACGCTGCTGTCGATACTGACCCCGGCAGTCGCGAGGCCCTCACGGCCGCCCGCGACCGTGCGCTCGTATACGTCATCGGATTCTCCGGCGTTCGAGGGGCGGAAGTGCTGGCCTCAAGTCGCGACGATCGCCGTACTGGGCTCACATGGGACGGCGTCGATACCGAACAGGAGGTGCTGACGGTCCTCGGGAAGAGCCAGCAGGTCGAGAAAGCCCCGCTCACCGACCGCCCGGTGACGGCTCTCGATCGATGGCGGTCGCTGCTGGACCCGCCGAGCGAGGAATGGCCGGTGTTCCCGAGCTTCCATCTCGCGTCGCTCCGGTCGGCCGCCGCCGATCAGCTCCGTGACCGCGACGTCGACGACGAGACGATCGAGACGGTCACCGGATACAAGACGGCCGGCCTGATCGACGCGTACCGCGACCGCGACCTCACACCGCCGGCGTTGACCACCGAGGGCGGTCGCTACGCGCTCAAGAAACTCTCCGAGGTGGCGGGTGTGGACTGCTCAGACGACCCGAAGGACTACCTCACGCTTCACGGAGCCCGGCGCGGAGCCGGTGAGGCCTACTACGACGCCGCCGGTGCGGAGGCCGCCCAGCGCGCTCTCAGGCACGCTGACCCGGAAACCACCTCGAAGATGTACGCACACAAGGAAGCGAGTGATCTCTCCGACGTTGGGAGCGAGGTTTTCGACACCGATATCGATACTGATGAGAATGATTCCTGA